Proteins from a single region of Nerophis lumbriciformis linkage group LG36, RoL_Nlum_v2.1, whole genome shotgun sequence:
- the c1qtnf2 gene encoding uncharacterized protein c1qtnf2 isoform X1 encodes MYLHSRLARANFPLHPGKAHTPDQVLTQARKHFGLELTFLCVSSATIMLHSCVTFCLLSVVLSQSLYSSPKRGRNITIHSSNLVCSLPGPEGPAGNPGQPGSPGAMGPMGAPGKDGPDGKDGDKGEKGDAGDPGRLGNPGKPGMKGREGLIGKAGPRGHKGQRGSSGLAGTRGQKGDGGDAGQRGEPGGCDCGSGARSAFSVAVSKSYPKERMPIPFSRILLNEGNHYNASSGKFVCAIPGIYYFTYDITVANRHLAIGLVHNGQYKIKTFDANTGNHDVASGSTLLHLQLLDQVWLQIFYSDQNGLFFDPFWTDSTFTGFLIYADQAAATPSVQGAS; translated from the exons atgtaccttcattcccgtctcgcacgagccaactttccgttgcatcctggaaaagcacacaccccggaccaagtcttgacacaggcACGCAAACATTTTGGCCTTGAACTAACTTTTCTTTGTGTCTCCTCAGCGACAATCATGCTTCACTCCTGTGTGACCTTCTGCCTGCTCTCAGTTGTCCTCTCCCAGTCCCTTTATTCCTCACCCAAGAGAGGGCGTAACATCACCATCCACTCCTCCAATTTAGTGTGTAGTCTGCCAGGCCCAGAGGGGCCCGCAGGGAACCCGGGCCAACCCGGATCACCAGGGGCGATGGGGCCGATGGGGGCCCCTGGAAAGGATGGTCCAGATGGAAAGGATGGAGATAAAGGAGAAAAAGGAGATGCAG GTGATCCTGGCAGGCTTGGAAATCCAGGTAAACCCGGCATGAAAGGCCGCGAGGGCCTCATTGGCAAGGCCGGACCTCGAGGACATAAAGGTCAACGGGGGTCATCGGGGCTGGCAGGAACAAGAGGCCAGAAAGGAGATGGGGGGGACGCAGGACAGAGGGGAGAACCAGGAGGCTGCGATTGTGGCAGCGGCGCCCGCTCGGCTTTCTCCGTGGCCGTGTCGAAGAGCTACCCTAAAGAGCGGATGCCCATTCCCTTCAGCCGCATCTTGCTCAACGAGGGCAATCACTACAACGCCAGCAGCGGAAAGTTTGTCTGCGCCATCCCTGGAATCTATTACTTCACCTATGACATCACCGTGGCCAACAGGCACTTAGCCATCGGGCTGGTCCACAACGGACAGTACAAGATTAAGACATTTGACGCGAATACAGGCAACCACGACGTAGCATCAGGGTCTACTCTTCTCCACCTGCAACTTCTCGACCAGGTCTGGCTGCAGATCTTTTACTCGGACCAGAACGGACTTTTCTTTGACCCCTTCTGGACTGACAGCACCTTTACAGGCTTCCTCATCTATGCTGATCAGGCTGCTGCAACACCTAGTGTACAAGGTGCCTCCTAA
- the c1qtnf2 gene encoding uncharacterized protein c1qtnf2 isoform X2: MLHSCVTFCLLSVVLSQSLYSSPKRGRNITIHSSNLVCSLPGPEGPAGNPGQPGSPGAMGPMGAPGKDGPDGKDGDKGEKGDAGDPGRLGNPGKPGMKGREGLIGKAGPRGHKGQRGSSGLAGTRGQKGDGGDAGQRGEPGGCDCGSGARSAFSVAVSKSYPKERMPIPFSRILLNEGNHYNASSGKFVCAIPGIYYFTYDITVANRHLAIGLVHNGQYKIKTFDANTGNHDVASGSTLLHLQLLDQVWLQIFYSDQNGLFFDPFWTDSTFTGFLIYADQAAATPSVQGAS; encoded by the exons ATGCTTCACTCCTGTGTGACCTTCTGCCTGCTCTCAGTTGTCCTCTCCCAGTCCCTTTATTCCTCACCCAAGAGAGGGCGTAACATCACCATCCACTCCTCCAATTTAGTGTGTAGTCTGCCAGGCCCAGAGGGGCCCGCAGGGAACCCGGGCCAACCCGGATCACCAGGGGCGATGGGGCCGATGGGGGCCCCTGGAAAGGATGGTCCAGATGGAAAGGATGGAGATAAAGGAGAAAAAGGAGATGCAG GTGATCCTGGCAGGCTTGGAAATCCAGGTAAACCCGGCATGAAAGGCCGCGAGGGCCTCATTGGCAAGGCCGGACCTCGAGGACATAAAGGTCAACGGGGGTCATCGGGGCTGGCAGGAACAAGAGGCCAGAAAGGAGATGGGGGGGACGCAGGACAGAGGGGAGAACCAGGAGGCTGCGATTGTGGCAGCGGCGCCCGCTCGGCTTTCTCCGTGGCCGTGTCGAAGAGCTACCCTAAAGAGCGGATGCCCATTCCCTTCAGCCGCATCTTGCTCAACGAGGGCAATCACTACAACGCCAGCAGCGGAAAGTTTGTCTGCGCCATCCCTGGAATCTATTACTTCACCTATGACATCACCGTGGCCAACAGGCACTTAGCCATCGGGCTGGTCCACAACGGACAGTACAAGATTAAGACATTTGACGCGAATACAGGCAACCACGACGTAGCATCAGGGTCTACTCTTCTCCACCTGCAACTTCTCGACCAGGTCTGGCTGCAGATCTTTTACTCGGACCAGAACGGACTTTTCTTTGACCCCTTCTGGACTGACAGCACCTTTACAGGCTTCCTCATCTATGCTGATCAGGCTGCTGCAACACCTAGTGTACAAGGTGCCTCCTAA